One window from the genome of Glycine soja cultivar W05 chromosome 12, ASM419377v2, whole genome shotgun sequence encodes:
- the LOC114380533 gene encoding uncharacterized protein LOC114380533 isoform X1: protein MSLQNKGFWMVKGSGQINDRETIFDNPTKVEPKRPHQWFVDAAEVDFFPNKKQAVEDADEKSSPGFSNVNIPPWENNPNFHSVPNQFIGRLFGSETRPVNFTEKNTSYVLADDSNVRSKMITNQYGDDASFGLSISHSIEDSEACVNFGGIKKVKVNQVKEDDIQALEGHNFGRPNNGNLHQAYNREVETRSASIGQAFDRDGDASLMGLTYSKGDAHVRSFSAPFVKGDDSIVSISESYNKEDTNIISFGGFPDERDIISVGRPAAEYDQLYNQSSVHGSTTAHEKELDVSSSDAVASTLQVAKVKSETVSKNKQELKTAKNEAPNSFPSNVRSLISTGILDGVPVKYISVSREELRGIIKGSGYLCGCQSCNYTKVLNAYEFERHAGCKTKHPNNHIYFENGKTIYQIVQELRSTPESLLFDTIQTVFGAPIHQKAFRNWKESFQAATRELQRIYGKEELNL, encoded by the exons TCTTTGCAAAACAAGGGATTTTGGATGGTAAAGGGTTCTGGACAAATTAATGACAGAGAGACAATATTTGATAATCCTACCAAAGTTGAACCAAAACGACCTCATCAATGGTTTGTTGACGCTGCTGAAGTAGATTTTTTTCCAAACAAGAAACAAGCTGTAGAAGATGCAGATGAAAAATCTAGTCCTggattttcaaatgtaaatattCCTCCCTGGGAGAACAATCCCAATTTTCATTCGGTCCCAAACCAATTTATTGGCCGATTATTTGGGTCTGAAACCAGGCCTGTCAATTTCACTGAGAAGAATACTTCATATGTTTTGGCTGATGATTCTAATGTGAGATCAAAGATGATCACCAATCAATATGGAGATGATGCATCTTTTGGTTTGTCTATATCTCATTCTATTGAAGATTCTGAAGCATGTGTAAATTTTGGTGGAATAAAAAAAGTCAAAGTAAATCAGGTAAAGGAAGATGATATACAGGCTCTGGAGGGACATAATTTTGGTAGGCCAAATAATGGTAATCTACATCAGGCCTATAACAGGGAAGTTGAGACAAGGTCTGCATCAATAGGGCAAGCCTTTGACAGGGATGGTGATGCTTCTTTAATGGGACTTACCTACAGCAAAGGGGATGCACATGTCAGATCATTTAGTGCCCCCTTTGTCAAAGGTGATGACTCAATTGTATCAATTAGTGAGTCCTATAATAAAGAGGAcacaaatataatttcttttggtgggttCCCAGATGAAAGGGATATTATCTCTGTGGGTAGGCCTGCTGCAGAGTATGATCAATTATATAATCAATCTTCAGTTCATGGGTCAACAACAGCCCACGAGAAAGAGTTGGATGTGTCAAGTTCTGATGCAGTTGCAAGTACACTTCAGGTAGCAAAAGTTAAGTCTGAAACTGTATCCAAGAATAAACAAGAGCTCAAAACAGCAAAGAATGAAGCTCCAAACAGCTTCCCTTCTAATGTCAGAAGCTTGATATCTACTGGTATTCTTGATGGAGTTCCTGTAAAGTATATCTCAGTGTCACGAGAG GAACTTCGTGGAATTATAAAAGGCTCTGGCTATCTTTGTGGGTGCCAATCATGCAACTATACAAAG GTTCTGAATGCTTACGAGTTTGAGAGACATGCTGGCTGCAAAacaaaacatccaaacaatcatatttattttgagaATGGGAAGACTATTTATCAAATAGTACAGGAATTGAGGAGTACCCCCGAAAGTTTGTTGtttgatacaattcaaacagTTTTTGGTGCACCAATTCATCAAAAAGCATTTCGCAACTGGAAAG
- the LOC114380533 gene encoding uncharacterized protein LOC114380533 isoform X2 produces the protein MVKGSGQINDRETIFDNPTKVEPKRPHQWFVDAAEVDFFPNKKQAVEDADEKSSPGFSNVNIPPWENNPNFHSVPNQFIGRLFGSETRPVNFTEKNTSYVLADDSNVRSKMITNQYGDDASFGLSISHSIEDSEACVNFGGIKKVKVNQVKEDDIQALEGHNFGRPNNGNLHQAYNREVETRSASIGQAFDRDGDASLMGLTYSKGDAHVRSFSAPFVKGDDSIVSISESYNKEDTNIISFGGFPDERDIISVGRPAAEYDQLYNQSSVHGSTTAHEKELDVSSSDAVASTLQVAKVKSETVSKNKQELKTAKNEAPNSFPSNVRSLISTGILDGVPVKYISVSREELRGIIKGSGYLCGCQSCNYTKVLNAYEFERHAGCKTKHPNNHIYFENGKTIYQIVQELRSTPESLLFDTIQTVFGAPIHQKAFRNWKESFQAATRELQRIYGKEELNL, from the exons ATGGTAAAGGGTTCTGGACAAATTAATGACAGAGAGACAATATTTGATAATCCTACCAAAGTTGAACCAAAACGACCTCATCAATGGTTTGTTGACGCTGCTGAAGTAGATTTTTTTCCAAACAAGAAACAAGCTGTAGAAGATGCAGATGAAAAATCTAGTCCTggattttcaaatgtaaatattCCTCCCTGGGAGAACAATCCCAATTTTCATTCGGTCCCAAACCAATTTATTGGCCGATTATTTGGGTCTGAAACCAGGCCTGTCAATTTCACTGAGAAGAATACTTCATATGTTTTGGCTGATGATTCTAATGTGAGATCAAAGATGATCACCAATCAATATGGAGATGATGCATCTTTTGGTTTGTCTATATCTCATTCTATTGAAGATTCTGAAGCATGTGTAAATTTTGGTGGAATAAAAAAAGTCAAAGTAAATCAGGTAAAGGAAGATGATATACAGGCTCTGGAGGGACATAATTTTGGTAGGCCAAATAATGGTAATCTACATCAGGCCTATAACAGGGAAGTTGAGACAAGGTCTGCATCAATAGGGCAAGCCTTTGACAGGGATGGTGATGCTTCTTTAATGGGACTTACCTACAGCAAAGGGGATGCACATGTCAGATCATTTAGTGCCCCCTTTGTCAAAGGTGATGACTCAATTGTATCAATTAGTGAGTCCTATAATAAAGAGGAcacaaatataatttcttttggtgggttCCCAGATGAAAGGGATATTATCTCTGTGGGTAGGCCTGCTGCAGAGTATGATCAATTATATAATCAATCTTCAGTTCATGGGTCAACAACAGCCCACGAGAAAGAGTTGGATGTGTCAAGTTCTGATGCAGTTGCAAGTACACTTCAGGTAGCAAAAGTTAAGTCTGAAACTGTATCCAAGAATAAACAAGAGCTCAAAACAGCAAAGAATGAAGCTCCAAACAGCTTCCCTTCTAATGTCAGAAGCTTGATATCTACTGGTATTCTTGATGGAGTTCCTGTAAAGTATATCTCAGTGTCACGAGAG GAACTTCGTGGAATTATAAAAGGCTCTGGCTATCTTTGTGGGTGCCAATCATGCAACTATACAAAG GTTCTGAATGCTTACGAGTTTGAGAGACATGCTGGCTGCAAAacaaaacatccaaacaatcatatttattttgagaATGGGAAGACTATTTATCAAATAGTACAGGAATTGAGGAGTACCCCCGAAAGTTTGTTGtttgatacaattcaaacagTTTTTGGTGCACCAATTCATCAAAAAGCATTTCGCAACTGGAAAG